A window from Aerococcus sp. Group 1 encodes these proteins:
- a CDS encoding HlyC/CorC family transporter: protein MDDSFLVSIIIFLVCVILSAYFSSSETAFTSASSIRLQNEAELGDDRAKQALDLQNQFDSLLSTILIGNNFVNIAASSIATVIFMELIPEYGATIATVFTTVTLLLFSEITPKLIAKIVPEPFAKFSTPYLRAIMWLFKPLVWLVNQWQKMVQHFFPLEAQEGISEEELLSMVDEARVGGSIEHDEQRLVKAAIRFDDREVSAIITPRIDVEAIDVSDSDQEIEAIFENQPYSRLLVYEEDIDNVLGVLHERDFNRYLREKFKHPEKKILLNSLLLDTFSIPQNMKLATLLRQMQAKQIHMAVVRDEHGGMIGIVTMEDVLEELVGEIWDEDDVVTQDIEVLEEGQHYIFSGGCAIEKSQPLLQLPLKEANLYHTINGFATHYLGKLPELGDHFAVGAWVFEVVEEDKQRVGKLDAQRLPEDEIVGQAAQYEESDHDKEE from the coding sequence ATGGATGACAGTTTTCTTGTCAGCATAATCATCTTTTTAGTCTGTGTAATCTTATCGGCCTACTTTTCATCATCGGAAACGGCCTTCACCTCAGCGTCTTCGATTCGTTTACAGAATGAAGCCGAATTGGGTGACGACCGCGCTAAACAAGCCCTAGACTTACAAAATCAATTTGATTCCTTATTATCGACGATTTTAATCGGTAATAACTTCGTTAATATTGCCGCTTCTTCCATTGCGACAGTGATCTTTATGGAGTTGATTCCTGAATATGGCGCCACCATTGCCACGGTCTTTACCACAGTGACCCTCTTGCTCTTCTCAGAAATCACCCCCAAACTGATCGCCAAGATTGTTCCTGAACCCTTTGCCAAGTTCTCCACCCCCTACCTACGGGCTATCATGTGGCTCTTCAAACCCCTAGTCTGGTTAGTTAACCAATGGCAAAAAATGGTCCAACACTTCTTTCCCTTGGAGGCCCAAGAAGGTATTAGTGAAGAAGAATTGCTGTCCATGGTGGATGAAGCCCGGGTCGGCGGCAGCATTGAGCACGATGAACAACGCTTAGTCAAGGCCGCCATCCGCTTCGATGACCGGGAAGTCTCCGCCATCATTACCCCGCGGATCGATGTTGAAGCCATCGATGTTTCGGACAGTGACCAAGAAATTGAAGCCATCTTTGAAAACCAACCCTATTCCCGGCTCTTAGTCTATGAAGAAGACATCGACAATGTCCTCGGTGTCCTCCACGAACGCGACTTCAACCGCTATTTGCGGGAAAAATTCAAACATCCCGAGAAGAAGATTCTCTTAAACAGTCTCCTACTGGATACCTTCTCCATCCCACAAAATATGAAACTCGCCACCCTCTTGCGGCAAATGCAAGCCAAACAAATCCATATGGCCGTTGTCCGTGATGAACACGGGGGCATGATTGGGATCGTTACCATGGAAGATGTCTTAGAGGAATTAGTGGGGGAAATCTGGGACGAAGACGATGTGGTCACCCAAGATATCGAAGTTTTGGAAGAAGGCCAACACTATATCTTCAGCGGAGGCTGCGCGATTGAAAAGAGCCAACCCCTCCTCCAACTTCCCCTCAAGGAAGCCAACCTCTACCACACTATCAACGGCTTTGCCACCCATTATCTTGGTAAGCTACCTGAACTCGGCGACCATTTTGCCGTTGGCGCCTGGGTCTTTGAAGTGGTTGAAGAGGACAAGCAAAGAGTCGGCAAGTTAGATGCCCAACGCCTCCCCGAAGATGAGATCGTCGGCCAAGCCGCTCAGTATGAAGAAAGTGACCATGACAAAGAAGAATAA
- a CDS encoding FAD-dependent oxidoreductase produces MKYAIVGTSHAGYEAAQTILEAQPDAEINLYEAGSTASFLSCGIQSYLEGESESLDDLHYANEASYKEQGINIMVNTEVVSFDGDAKTVTVKTPEGERTDDYDKLILSPGAIPTPLPVDGVDAENVFYLRGRDWAQKVHDRMEDAKRVVVVGGGYIGIEAAEAYALAGIDTTVIDFQDRILPTYLDEEFTDILTKNAESHGLTFHGGEGVQSFETKDGKVSAVVTDKNTYEADTVIVSIGIKPNTKWLEGLVDMDQKGFIEVNEKHETSVKDVYAAGDATLVPFSPTGKKVSYALASTARRQGIVAAKNALGEEATIRPVSGTSGLHLFDYEFSTSGIKDSNADWYDGEVDSKYVTARLRPTFFTELNDDNNTVYMQINFDKESHVVLGAQFMSKGSVGELGNIMSVVIDHKMTLEELEAQDFFFQPEFDGPWHPINVLAMQALGRTYGSDKMLFM; encoded by the coding sequence ATGAAATACGCTATTGTTGGTACATCGCATGCTGGTTATGAAGCCGCTCAAACGATTCTTGAGGCGCAACCAGATGCAGAAATTAATTTATATGAAGCAGGTTCAACCGCTTCCTTCCTATCCTGTGGGATTCAATCCTACTTAGAAGGCGAATCTGAATCTTTAGATGACTTACATTACGCTAATGAGGCTTCATATAAGGAACAAGGCATAAATATTATGGTCAATACCGAAGTCGTTTCCTTTGATGGCGACGCTAAGACGGTTACCGTTAAAACCCCAGAAGGTGAACGGACCGATGACTATGACAAGTTAATCCTCTCCCCTGGTGCCATCCCAACCCCTCTACCTGTTGACGGCGTTGACGCTGAAAATGTCTTTTATCTCCGTGGTCGTGACTGGGCACAAAAAGTTCATGACCGTATGGAAGACGCTAAGAGAGTCGTTGTTGTCGGTGGTGGTTACATTGGGATTGAAGCAGCTGAAGCTTACGCCCTAGCAGGAATTGACACCACAGTCATTGACTTCCAAGACCGCATCTTACCCACCTACTTAGATGAAGAATTTACTGATATCTTAACCAAGAATGCTGAATCTCACGGTTTAACTTTCCATGGTGGTGAAGGGGTTCAATCCTTCGAAACTAAGGATGGTAAAGTCAGTGCAGTCGTTACTGACAAGAATACATATGAAGCTGACACCGTGATTGTTTCTATCGGTATTAAACCTAATACCAAATGGTTAGAAGGTTTAGTTGATATGGACCAAAAAGGATTTATTGAAGTCAATGAAAAACATGAAACTTCAGTAAAAGACGTTTACGCTGCTGGGGATGCTACCCTAGTACCATTTAGCCCAACAGGTAAGAAAGTTTCCTATGCTTTAGCTTCTACCGCTCGTCGCCAAGGTATTGTCGCAGCTAAAAATGCTTTAGGTGAAGAAGCAACCATCCGTCCAGTCTCAGGGACTTCTGGCCTACACTTATTCGACTATGAATTCTCTACTTCAGGGATCAAAGATTCCAACGCTGACTGGTATGATGGTGAAGTGGACAGTAAGTATGTCACCGCCCGCTTACGCCCAACTTTCTTTACTGAATTAAATGACGACAATAACACCGTCTACATGCAAATCAACTTTGACAAAGAATCTCATGTTGTGCTTGGTGCCCAATTCATGTCAAAAGGCAGTGTTGGCGAATTAGGTAACATTATGTCAGTTGTCATTGATCATAAGATGACTTTAGAAGAACTTGAAGCCCAAGACTTCTTCTTCCAACCAGAATTTGATGGCCCATGGCATCCAATTAACGTCTTAGCAATGCAAGCTTTAGGACGTACCTACGGATCCGATAAAATGTTATTTATGTAA
- a CDS encoding heavy metal translocating P-type ATPase, producing MTDFQQFIVTLVTGAIALCLQFLMGRETMAFWVIAIWGIIMALILAKDMIETLKDGYYGVDILAITAILATLAVGEHWASLMILVMMTGGESLEAYATQQASRELEALLEHSPQFAHRINTDSSVDSVPVEEIQVGDQVRVRPNELVPVDGVIVQGETFVDESSLTGESKPVEKGVGDELMSGSINGEASLTFEVKKAAKDSQYQRLVALVENSKEEPAPFVRLADRYAVPFTIIAYVIAFIAWFVSKDPVRFAEVLVVASPCPLIIAAPVAIVGGMSNSSRNGIVMKSGTSLEKLDQVKTAAFDKTGTITQGSLAVDDIQVQGRFEVDHILHYAASAEQSSTHVLARSLVDAAQKQGLDLSPVNHLEEVTAAGVKGQVDSKEVKVGKADFVGAEKITDGKTNVYVSIDGAYAGRITFNDQIRPEAPATIHELESLDLDRIIMLTGDDENIAQRIAHSAGIEEVHANLLPEDKINLLKDLREDFRPVMMVGDGVNDAPALTVADIGIAMGAHGSTAASESADAVILKDDLSKVAQAVKVAKHTLKVAKQAVIFGIVTSIILMLIASTGAIPALLGAILQEVMDLIAIFYALRARMQV from the coding sequence ATGACTGATTTTCAACAGTTCATCGTGACCTTGGTCACTGGAGCAATCGCCCTCTGCCTACAATTTCTGATGGGGCGGGAGACCATGGCTTTTTGGGTGATTGCGATTTGGGGGATTATCATGGCCCTCATTTTGGCTAAGGACATGATTGAAACCCTAAAGGATGGCTACTATGGGGTAGATATCCTGGCCATTACCGCTATCCTAGCCACTCTAGCTGTGGGGGAACACTGGGCCAGTTTAATGATCTTAGTGATGATGACTGGGGGAGAATCCCTGGAAGCCTATGCTACCCAACAAGCCAGCCGAGAACTGGAAGCCTTACTGGAACATTCCCCCCAATTTGCCCACCGGATTAATACCGACAGTTCGGTAGATTCCGTCCCGGTGGAAGAGATTCAAGTCGGCGACCAAGTCAGGGTCCGTCCCAATGAATTGGTGCCTGTGGACGGAGTCATTGTCCAAGGGGAGACCTTTGTCGATGAATCGTCCTTGACCGGTGAATCCAAGCCGGTAGAGAAAGGCGTGGGCGACGAACTGATGTCAGGGTCTATTAATGGGGAGGCCAGTCTGACTTTCGAAGTGAAGAAGGCTGCTAAGGATAGCCAGTACCAACGTTTAGTGGCCCTGGTGGAGAATTCTAAGGAAGAGCCCGCTCCCTTTGTCCGCTTAGCTGACCGTTATGCGGTACCTTTTACCATTATTGCCTATGTCATTGCCTTTATTGCCTGGTTTGTCTCAAAAGACCCAGTTCGTTTTGCGGAAGTCCTAGTGGTGGCTTCACCTTGTCCCTTAATTATCGCCGCTCCGGTGGCTATTGTCGGGGGGATGAGTAATTCCAGCCGCAATGGGATTGTCATGAAATCAGGAACCAGCTTGGAAAAACTCGACCAAGTCAAAACGGCGGCCTTTGATAAAACCGGAACCATTACCCAGGGTTCTTTAGCTGTTGATGATATCCAAGTCCAAGGGAGATTTGAGGTGGATCATATTCTCCACTATGCAGCTAGTGCCGAACAATCCTCTACCCACGTTTTGGCCCGGTCCTTAGTGGATGCCGCTCAAAAACAGGGTCTGGACCTTAGTCCGGTTAACCACTTAGAAGAAGTGACTGCTGCTGGGGTTAAAGGCCAAGTGGACAGTAAGGAAGTCAAGGTGGGTAAAGCTGACTTTGTCGGGGCTGAGAAGATCACTGACGGCAAGACCAATGTCTATGTGTCCATTGACGGTGCTTATGCGGGTCGGATTACCTTTAACGACCAAATCCGTCCCGAAGCTCCAGCGACCATCCATGAATTAGAAAGCTTGGACCTGGACCGTATTATCATGCTGACCGGTGATGATGAAAATATTGCCCAAAGGATCGCTCACAGCGCGGGGATTGAAGAAGTCCATGCCAACTTGCTGCCGGAAGATAAGATTAACCTGCTCAAAGACCTAAGGGAAGACTTCCGTCCAGTGATGATGGTGGGGGACGGGGTTAATGATGCCCCAGCCCTGACTGTAGCAGATATTGGGATTGCTATGGGCGCCCACGGGTCAACCGCTGCCAGTGAATCGGCAGATGCGGTAATCTTGAAGGATGATCTCTCCAAGGTGGCCCAAGCAGTTAAAGTTGCCAAGCATACCCTGAAAGTCGCCAAGCAAGCAGTGATCTTTGGGATCGTAACCTCAATTATCCTAATGTTAATTGCCTCCACCGGTGCCATCCCCGCCCTACTCGGAGCCATTCTCCAAGAAGTTATGGACCTCATAGCTATCTTCTATGCTCTACGTGCCCGCATGCAGGTTTAA
- a CDS encoding AI-2E family transporter → MHFNRKQWLSLGLGVIALCLIVLNWSTIVSWLGQVWSIAYPITLGAMMAYVVNILMSLYEKYLWPHADKDWLAKIRRPIAIVLALLTILAIIALTLGLIIPQLVAVVTNFMEILPRLFQSLDRLLERYEDLYPEIVSYMGNLDLNWQNMVRRTVSFAQGLTSSLIGSTIGAVTSVASWIVTIFIAIIITFYILMSKERLGQQFHRLTKAYLKDKRYNQIHYVLAMANDAFYNFIAGEVVEAAILGCMVGFGMWIFGFPYASMIGVLTGVTAIIPLLGAYISGGLGFLLILMHSPVQALLFVVFIVVVQQIEGNLIYPKVVGNSLGLPGMWVLIAVTVGGGLMGVAGMLIGVPIASAGYRLLKFDVNYREAKAQAPDDQEIKAPSQLARQHDFSIQALANEEGLN, encoded by the coding sequence GTGCATTTTAACCGCAAACAATGGTTATCATTGGGACTAGGCGTCATTGCCCTCTGCCTAATTGTCCTCAACTGGTCAACCATCGTCTCCTGGCTGGGCCAAGTCTGGTCGATTGCCTATCCGATCACTTTAGGGGCCATGATGGCCTATGTGGTCAATATTTTAATGTCACTTTATGAGAAGTATCTCTGGCCCCATGCCGATAAGGACTGGCTGGCCAAAATCCGCCGCCCCATCGCCATTGTCTTGGCCCTCTTAACGATTCTGGCCATTATCGCCCTCACCTTGGGCTTGATTATTCCCCAATTGGTGGCTGTAGTGACCAACTTCATGGAGATCCTCCCCCGCCTCTTCCAAAGTCTCGATCGACTCCTAGAGCGTTACGAGGACCTCTATCCGGAAATTGTCTCCTATATGGGGAACTTGGACCTCAACTGGCAAAACATGGTCCGGCGCACCGTCAGCTTTGCCCAAGGACTCACCTCGAGTTTAATTGGGTCAACCATTGGCGCTGTCACTTCAGTCGCCAGTTGGATCGTTACCATCTTTATTGCTATCATCATTACTTTCTATATTTTGATGTCCAAAGAAAGACTGGGTCAACAATTCCATCGGCTCACCAAGGCTTATTTAAAGGACAAGCGTTATAACCAAATCCACTATGTCCTCGCCATGGCCAATGATGCCTTCTATAATTTTATCGCTGGCGAAGTCGTCGAAGCTGCTATCCTGGGCTGTATGGTTGGCTTTGGCATGTGGATCTTTGGCTTCCCTTACGCCAGCATGATCGGGGTCCTCACCGGCGTGACGGCCATTATCCCACTCTTGGGGGCCTATATCTCTGGTGGTTTAGGTTTTCTTTTGATCCTCATGCATTCCCCGGTCCAGGCCCTGCTCTTTGTGGTCTTTATCGTAGTGGTCCAACAAATTGAAGGGAACTTGATCTATCCTAAAGTGGTCGGCAATTCCCTGGGACTGCCTGGCATGTGGGTCTTGATCGCAGTTACGGTCGGTGGCGGTTTAATGGGGGTCGCTGGCATGTTAATCGGGGTGCCGATTGCTTCTGCCGGCTACCGTCTCCTTAAATTTGACGTCAACTACCGTGAAGCCAAAGCCCAAGCTCCTGACGACCAAGAAATCAAAGCTCCTAGCCAACTGGCCCGCCAGCATGACTTCAGTATCCAAGCCTTAGCCAATGAAGAGGGCTTAAACTAA
- a CDS encoding putative heavy metal-binding protein — MIITTTPNIQGKTITSYQGIVFGEVVTGVNLLKDMGAGFRNVFGGRSKGYEGELTQAREEALQEMADRAKDLGADAVVGVKMDYETLGANNGILMVTCSGTAVSLSD, encoded by the coding sequence ATGATTATTACAACAACACCAAACATCCAAGGCAAGACCATCACTAGCTACCAGGGCATTGTCTTTGGCGAAGTGGTGACAGGGGTCAACCTGCTCAAAGATATGGGCGCTGGTTTTCGTAATGTCTTTGGCGGTCGGTCCAAGGGTTACGAAGGAGAACTGACCCAAGCGCGCGAAGAAGCCCTCCAAGAAATGGCTGACCGGGCCAAAGACCTGGGCGCTGATGCTGTGGTGGGCGTCAAGATGGACTATGAAACCCTAGGCGCTAATAATGGCATACTCATGGTCACCTGCAGTGGCACCGCAGTAAGCTTAAGTGATTAA
- a CDS encoding PepSY domain-containing protein gives MNKKLKISLVSLASIFTLAACGQANDGGDKANTDPNESSQEVSQETKGETASQEENQDQQESKEDNKDQAESNQSSQDQEGIENKEYAVSIEDAVNKFNEETGAQDVKIEEIEFDYEEEFSKHTYQIQGYNAENEWDMHIDPDTGEVLKVEAEKEANDETKQLEVTSLITPKEAMEKALAEHPGEKVKNWELSVDDNGVIHYEVDLTNVDDVDVNASSGEIINK, from the coding sequence ATGAATAAAAAATTGAAAATCTCATTAGTTAGTCTAGCCAGCATCTTTACCCTAGCTGCCTGTGGCCAAGCCAATGATGGGGGAGATAAAGCCAACACTGACCCAAATGAAAGTAGCCAAGAAGTTTCTCAAGAAACCAAGGGAGAAACGGCTTCTCAAGAAGAAAACCAAGACCAGCAAGAGTCTAAGGAAGACAATAAGGACCAAGCTGAATCCAATCAATCCAGCCAAGACCAAGAAGGCATTGAAAACAAAGAATATGCCGTCTCTATCGAAGATGCCGTGAATAAATTTAACGAAGAAACCGGCGCCCAAGACGTGAAGATCGAAGAAATTGAATTTGACTACGAAGAAGAATTCAGCAAACATACCTATCAAATCCAAGGCTACAACGCGGAAAATGAATGGGACATGCACATTGACCCAGATACTGGTGAAGTCTTGAAGGTAGAAGCTGAAAAAGAAGCCAATGACGAAACGAAACAACTCGAAGTCACCAGCTTAATCACACCAAAAGAAGCCATGGAAAAGGCCCTCGCTGAACACCCAGGCGAAAAAGTCAAGAACTGGGAACTCTCTGTCGATGACAACGGTGTCATCCACTACGAAGTCGACCTCACTAACGTCGATGACGTGGATGTTAACGCAAGCAGCGGAGAAATTATAAACAAGTAA
- a CDS encoding sigma 54-interacting transcriptional regulator produces MYWESGFGQGRNKKIKAAVNYPPIGLPILLNGNSGVGKSFLAQLIYKQLHALNKSCSQRFTVFNCADYANNPELMSSLLFGHVKGAFTGADSKRDGLLKTADQGLLFLDEVHRLSYENQEKLFQFLDKGYFRPLGEENEEVYSKVRLVLATSEDPEKVLLPTFYRRIPLTIKLPDFHQRPYDERIKLVETLFRKESKRLDLPIKIDIGDFEFLVNQKYPGNIGSLYNNIQLLCAQAFEYQENSDFLLISNQDHINHVLTIDAKEGTSKRQEDIEQLIIKPLQKVFDQESIYSVRSDFIGFTQDHLNNIEQSNLEPVILYQTLVKSCQDILGKNIIAGHVETFIRFYSSYQSYLQEITLPSSIKKQILAGYSRSYSLARELCKGLDPKAYKNLVWYLSLLLLDAVNENLAYHALLVAHGDSTASSIQKVANQLNDNYIFDAINMPFSASVHDVIARVKEWMDDHQTLSGIIMLVDMGSLTTLYKGLKPEIRGELFVINQLSTALALEIGNYLIQKRSMTDFIEETEGKFSPKVQFFEGFDIQKNIIISSISGEELAEGMADILKKYLKPNIKTIVMNYNELLHLIHQQDINENYFDATYFVLTTTPLDCQGRVKNVNLLELLENDFDNLSTYFKDIVALTDLQVLFKDFLKFFSVEGLSSRLEFLNPEVIITQVTVVIEKIEDRFQIELPPKINFTLTMHLALMIERIILEPVDYELSVDIHQLRLNDKPFYNYLNTILYPLKQFYRIEVNDWEIYSIYAMLTSYQESQKEKGYSS; encoded by the coding sequence ATTTATTGGGAGTCAGGGTTCGGTCAAGGAAGAAATAAAAAAATAAAAGCAGCTGTCAATTACCCACCCATTGGTTTGCCGATTTTATTAAATGGAAATTCTGGGGTAGGCAAGTCGTTTTTGGCTCAATTGATTTATAAACAACTCCATGCCCTGAATAAGTCTTGTTCCCAACGTTTTACCGTCTTTAATTGTGCGGACTATGCCAATAACCCGGAGTTAATGTCTTCACTCTTGTTTGGTCATGTGAAGGGGGCCTTTACTGGGGCCGACAGTAAACGGGATGGACTCTTAAAGACTGCTGACCAGGGTCTCTTGTTTTTAGACGAGGTTCACCGCCTCTCTTATGAGAACCAAGAGAAGCTCTTTCAGTTTCTAGATAAGGGCTATTTCCGCCCCCTGGGTGAGGAAAATGAGGAAGTTTATTCCAAGGTGCGTTTGGTCCTAGCCACTTCTGAGGACCCTGAGAAAGTTCTCTTGCCAACTTTTTATCGGCGGATTCCCTTAACCATTAAACTTCCCGATTTTCATCAAAGACCCTATGATGAGCGGATTAAGTTAGTGGAAACCCTCTTTCGCAAGGAGTCCAAGCGCTTGGACTTACCCATTAAAATTGACATTGGCGACTTTGAATTTCTCGTGAATCAAAAATATCCCGGAAATATCGGCTCGCTCTATAATAATATTCAATTATTATGTGCCCAAGCCTTTGAATACCAGGAAAATTCGGATTTTCTCTTGATTTCAAACCAAGATCATATTAACCATGTCTTAACTATAGATGCCAAAGAAGGAACGTCTAAACGCCAAGAAGATATTGAGCAATTGATTATTAAACCCTTACAGAAGGTCTTTGACCAAGAGTCGATTTATAGTGTCCGCTCGGATTTTATAGGTTTTACCCAAGACCACTTAAATAATATCGAACAGTCTAATTTGGAACCGGTGATTCTCTATCAGACCTTGGTGAAGTCCTGCCAAGACATTTTAGGAAAAAATATTATCGCTGGTCATGTCGAAACTTTTATTCGTTTTTATAGTTCCTATCAATCTTACCTGCAAGAAATTACTTTACCTAGTTCTATTAAAAAGCAAATCCTTGCCGGTTATTCGAGAAGCTATTCCTTGGCCAGGGAACTCTGTAAAGGGCTTGATCCCAAGGCTTATAAGAACTTGGTCTGGTATTTAAGCCTCTTGCTCTTGGATGCAGTCAATGAAAATCTTGCCTACCATGCCCTATTAGTGGCCCATGGGGATTCGACGGCTTCCAGCATCCAAAAGGTGGCCAACCAATTAAATGACAATTATATTTTTGATGCCATTAATATGCCTTTTTCCGCTTCAGTGCATGATGTTATTGCTCGGGTCAAGGAGTGGATGGATGACCATCAAACTTTGTCGGGGATCATTATGTTGGTGGATATGGGGTCACTGACGACCCTCTATAAGGGGTTGAAACCGGAAATTCGCGGGGAGCTTTTTGTCATTAACCAGCTAAGCACTGCCTTGGCGCTAGAAATTGGTAATTACTTGATCCAAAAACGTTCAATGACCGATTTTATTGAAGAAACCGAGGGCAAATTTTCACCTAAGGTACAGTTCTTTGAAGGTTTTGATATTCAAAAGAATATTATTATTTCCAGTATTTCTGGAGAAGAACTGGCTGAGGGAATGGCTGATATTTTGAAAAAGTATTTGAAGCCTAATATTAAAACCATCGTGATGAACTATAATGAGCTCCTTCATTTAATTCACCAGCAGGATATCAATGAAAATTACTTTGATGCCACTTATTTTGTCCTAACCACCACGCCCTTGGATTGCCAAGGACGGGTCAAAAATGTGAATTTATTGGAACTCTTAGAAAATGATTTTGACAATCTAAGTACTTATTTTAAAGATATTGTGGCTCTAACCGACCTTCAAGTCTTATTTAAGGACTTTCTCAAGTTCTTTTCTGTGGAAGGTTTGTCATCACGTTTGGAATTCTTAAATCCGGAAGTTATTATTACCCAAGTAACCGTGGTGATTGAAAAGATTGAGGACCGTTTTCAAATTGAGCTCCCGCCTAAGATTAACTTTACCTTGACTATGCATTTGGCTTTGATGATTGAACGGATTATTTTAGAACCAGTGGATTATGAGCTTTCCGTTGATATTCACCAATTACGTTTAAACGATAAACCTTTCTATAACTATCTCAATACCATACTCTACCCTTTGAAGCAGTTCTACCGTATTGAGGTTAATGATTGGGAAATTTATAGCATCTATGCCATGTTAACCAGCTACCAGGAAAGTCAAAAAGAGAAAGGCTATTCCAGTTAA
- a CDS encoding helix-turn-helix domain-containing protein: protein MKKDIQKELMNILLQQSQPLSTKALSEAIGRSRSLTSNYLNNLAKLGKVDKSDSRPVYWSLAVQDQHLAESQEQVDYFSQFIGSQGSVKEEIKK from the coding sequence GTGAAAAAAGACATCCAAAAAGAATTAATGAATATCCTTTTACAGCAGTCCCAGCCCTTAAGTACTAAAGCTTTGAGTGAGGCGATTGGTCGCAGTCGGTCCTTAACCAGTAATTATCTCAATAATTTAGCCAAACTCGGCAAGGTAGACAAGTCCGATTCGCGCCCTGTTTATTGGTCTTTAGCTGTTCAAGACCAGCATCTAGCAGAAAGCCAGGAGCAGGTTGATTATTTTTCCCAATTTATTGGGAGTCAGGGTTCGGTCAAGGAAGAAATAAAAAAATAA